The segment TCGGTACGACCCCCACCGCTGCACTGATAGCGCAGGCCAGAGGAAAGCTGGCGAACGCCGCCTGAATATCCTCTGGCACGGCCTGGCCCAGGCCCACGTAGTAGAGGAAGTCGTGAGGGCCGCGCTTGGATGCGTATGCTTGCAACACCTGGTTCAGGCTGGGTCGCTGGCGATCATTGTCAATGCCGTCGGTAAGCACATAAACCACATTCCCTACGGTTGGGTCTGCGGGAAGTTCGATGAAGATGTCTTGAAGGCTGCGGTAGAGCCAGGTGTTGGCCCCGTTGGCCTCGAGGCCACTGATGTAGCTTTCCAGGCCCTGACGTTCCTCCGGCAAGCGAAAACGGGCGGTTGGCGTTGCTCCTTGATTGAAGGGCGTGATCCACACTTCGGCCCTGCCCCGAACAGCCCTGACGAAGTCCAGCAGCTTTTCCTGGAGCTGGGGAAATATGACTGCTCGACCATTCCCACGCCCCACCATCGAGGCCGACGTATCCACTAAAAAGCTATAGCGAAAGAAGGCCGGGGGCGGCTGCTCGGAAGCCAATGCTTTGGGGGTGCAATCCTGGGCATAGGCCAGACCCAATGCAAGCATCCATACTGCAATCCAGCGTGCTGAATACATGATTAAGCACTATATTCGTCACAGGGCACAGATTCAAACGGACTGACTAAACAGGGTGTGTCCCTGTTTCAACCAGCCTCAACAACCCCAACTCGCCGTGAAACCCCTCTGGATGCCGATCACCATAGCGGCACTGACCTTCCGGCGCAGACCGAGTACCCCTACGGGGGCTTGGATAGAGCTTTGTGCAGCACCCCAAGGGGGATTGACCGTCTAGGTTCATTGGTTGATTTTGGGACGCACCCGACTAAACATTTACCCAAGTACCAGCTACAAGGTTGACGTTTTCAGTAACTGAGTGGACGTTGAGCATTATGCTTTGGCCAGAAAACAACACAACTCGATTGCTGCCATTGCAGTAAGCCGAGGCACAGTGCGTTAGGAGCCACAACAAAGTTTCTGTGGGAATGCCCTGCCCGCCTCTTGAGGGTCAAGCGGGGCCCTATGGCCGCATCCGGGTGTACATGCGCGGGAATGGAATAGCCTCGCGGATGTGCTCGATGCCGCAAATCCAGCGCACGGTGCGCTCGAGGCCGATACCAAAGCCCGAGTGCGGTACGGTTCCAAATAGGCGCAAATCCATATACCAGTCGAACACCTCTTCGGGTAGCCCATGCTCCCGAATCTTCTGGCGTAGCAGCTCGGGGTCGTGAATGCGCTGCGAACCCCCGATAATCTCGCCCACGCCCTCGGGGGCCAGCATGTCGGCGTTGAGTACTAGACGCGGGTCTTCGGGGTCGGGTTGCATGTAAAACGCCTTGACTGCCGCCGGGTACTTCTCCACAAAGATGGGACGGTCAAACCGAATGGTAAGGGCGGCTTCGTGAGGAGCACCGAAGTCGTCGCCCCACTGCATGGGCGTCAGTTCCAGTTCGGGCTTTTCACGGGCAATCTGGTTGACCAACTCCACGGCCTGGGTGTAGTGAAGGCGGGGGTAGTGGCCCTGGGCGGTGGTTTGCAGCACGGTGGTGTCGCGCTCGAGCATCTCGAGTTCGCGCTTTTTCTCCTCCAGCACCCGTCCCACCAGATAGGCCACCAGGTCTTCCTGGAGCTGCATATTCTCCTCGTGGGTCATGAAGGCCACCTCGGGCTCGACCATCCAGAACTCCAGCAGGTGCCGACGGGTTTTGGAGCGCTCGGCCCGGAAGGTGG is part of the Meiothermus sp. CFH 77666 genome and harbors:
- the asnS gene encoding asparagine--tRNA ligase, with amino-acid sequence MQRVFIEDIAQHEGQEVLLRGWLTARRSKGKIHFLQLRDGTGFMQATAFKGELPDEQFEQADHLPQETALEITGLVRADSRAPGGYELSVRGLKVVALPSKEYPITPKEHGVDFLMDHRHLYLRHRRAWAVLRVRDELERAIHDFFHARGFIRLDAPILTPNAVEGTTDLFEVDLFDGEKAYLSQSGQLYAEAGALAFGKVYTFGPTFRAERSKTRRHLLEFWMVEPEVAFMTHEENMQLQEDLVAYLVGRVLEEKKRELEMLERDTTVLQTTAQGHYPRLHYTQAVELVNQIAREKPELELTPMQWGDDFGAPHEAALTIRFDRPIFVEKYPAAVKAFYMQPDPEDPRLVLNADMLAPEGVGEIIGGSQRIHDPELLRQKIREHGLPEEVFDWYMDLRLFGTVPHSGFGIGLERTVRWICGIEHIREAIPFPRMYTRMRP